The following are encoded together in the Myxococcales bacterium genome:
- a CDS encoding ATP-binding cassette domain-containing protein, which yields MPANPVAEASRLEKRYGDFTAVDGIDFCIERGECFGFLGPNGAGKTSTMRMLQATSLPSKGELSVLGMNPARDGKLIRARLGVCPQADNLDPDLQVRENLVVYGRYFPQPKAVTERRADELLAFVSLGEKRNQPVPELSGGMKRRLVIARALINDPELLLLDEPTTGLDPQARHLIWQKLRELKTRGVTMVLTTHYMDEAERLCDRLLIMDHGKILAQGAPRELIEEHVGKDVFELGASAAEAREFLEGLDLDGAVHEHTGDILAVFLGKKSELAEGLVERARSAGARYHLRNASLEDVFLRLTGRELEE from the coding sequence ATGCCAGCGAATCCCGTCGCCGAGGCCTCGCGCCTCGAGAAGCGCTACGGCGATTTCACCGCCGTCGACGGCATCGATTTTTGCATCGAGCGCGGGGAGTGTTTTGGTTTCCTCGGACCGAACGGCGCCGGCAAGACCAGCACGATGCGCATGCTGCAGGCGACGAGCCTGCCGAGCAAAGGCGAGCTCAGCGTGCTGGGCATGAACCCGGCGCGAGACGGCAAACTGATCCGAGCGCGCCTCGGCGTCTGCCCACAAGCCGACAACCTCGATCCGGATCTGCAGGTCCGGGAGAACCTCGTGGTCTACGGGCGCTATTTCCCGCAACCCAAGGCGGTTACCGAGCGTCGCGCGGATGAGCTGCTCGCCTTCGTGTCGCTCGGAGAAAAACGCAACCAGCCGGTGCCCGAGCTCTCCGGCGGCATGAAACGCCGGTTGGTGATCGCCCGCGCGCTGATCAACGATCCCGAGCTGCTCCTGCTCGACGAACCCACCACCGGCCTCGACCCGCAGGCGCGGCACCTCATCTGGCAGAAGCTGCGGGAGCTGAAGACACGCGGGGTGACGATGGTCTTGACCACCCACTACATGGACGAGGCGGAGCGTCTGTGTGACCGCCTGCTGATCATGGATCACGGAAAGATCCTGGCCCAGGGCGCGCCGCGGGAGTTGATCGAGGAGCACGTCGGTAAAGACGTGTTCGAGCTTGGCGCCTCGGCCGCGGAAGCGCGCGAGTTTTTGGAAGGCCTGGACCTCGACGGCGCCGTGCACGAACACACCGGCGACATCTTGGCGGTCTTTCTGGGGAAGAAGAGCGAGCTCGCCGAGGGGCTGGTGGAGCGCGCGCGCAGCGCGGGGGCGCGTTATCACCTCCGAAACGCCAGCCTGGAAGACGTGTTCCTTCGGCTCACGGGACGGGAGCTGGAAGAATGA
- a CDS encoding 2Fe-2S iron-sulfur cluster binding domain-containing protein yields MPRVVFEGNAIGREKSLELAGPAELVDICDELLAPVPFSCRSASCGTCQVEIVEGAELLEPPGEVEAELLGILGGPEHNRLACQARVRGGPGLIRLKPVGS; encoded by the coding sequence GTGCCCCGGGTCGTCTTCGAAGGCAATGCAATCGGACGCGAGAAGTCCCTGGAGCTCGCGGGTCCGGCCGAGCTCGTGGACATCTGCGACGAGCTCCTGGCGCCGGTCCCATTCTCTTGTCGTTCGGCCAGCTGCGGCACCTGTCAGGTGGAAATAGTCGAGGGCGCCGAGTTGCTCGAGCCTCCCGGCGAGGTGGAGGCGGAGCTGCTCGGCATCTTGGGTGGCCCCGAGCACAATCGACTGGCGTGCCAGGCACGCGTGCGCGGCGGACCGGGTTTGATCCGACTCAAGCCGGTGGGGTCGTGA
- a CDS encoding ABC transporter permease, which translates to MSRAGTSFFHGAREVAARNLIVWRRYAAASAVGNFGEPLLYLVALGYGLGRVVPPINGQSYAEFLAPGLVVSTVMYTATFEGTFGAYTRLTTQGTFDAIMATPVTVPEIVAGEAIWGGLKSMFGASIVLTVVTAFGLVHSWLALATIPLGFVAGLMFYSMALSMTAISKSYEFFNYYFTLLVAPMFLFSGVFFPLDDVPAWANSLAQLLPLTHVVAISRALVRGAPDTGTALHLGVLFVYVVVAYSVAARLMARRLRI; encoded by the coding sequence ATGAGCCGCGCCGGCACCAGCTTCTTCCACGGCGCGAGGGAGGTCGCGGCCCGCAACCTGATCGTGTGGCGACGTTATGCCGCCGCCAGCGCCGTCGGGAACTTCGGGGAGCCGCTGCTCTATCTGGTCGCGCTGGGCTACGGGCTCGGTCGCGTCGTGCCACCCATCAACGGCCAGAGCTACGCGGAGTTTCTCGCGCCAGGGTTGGTCGTCTCCACGGTCATGTACACCGCGACCTTCGAGGGGACGTTCGGGGCTTACACCCGCCTCACTACCCAGGGCACCTTCGACGCGATCATGGCCACGCCCGTCACGGTCCCGGAGATTGTCGCCGGCGAAGCGATCTGGGGCGGCCTGAAGAGCATGTTCGGCGCCAGCATCGTGCTCACGGTGGTGACGGCGTTCGGGCTGGTCCACTCGTGGCTCGCGCTCGCGACCATCCCCCTCGGGTTCGTGGCTGGGCTGATGTTCTATTCGATGGCGCTGTCGATGACCGCGATCTCCAAGAGCTACGAGTTCTTCAACTACTACTTCACGCTGCTGGTGGCGCCGATGTTCCTGTTCAGCGGGGTGTTCTTCCCACTGGACGACGTGCCGGCTTGGGCCAATTCCCTGGCGCAGCTCCTACCCTTGACCCACGTGGTCGCCATTTCGCGGGCGCTGGTCCGGGGCGCGCCTGATACGGGCACCGCGCTCCACCTCGGCGTTCTGTTCGTGTACGTCGTCGTCGCCTACTCGGTCGCGGCCCGGCTCATGGCACGACGCTTGAGGATCTGA